CTTTTTCTACCCGGAAGGCGCGTTGGTGCCCGACGGCAGTCCCCGGCCCCCGCGCGACCCGATGGGCTGCATCTACACACCCAGCACGCGACCGGGACACCGTCTGCCGCATGCCTGGGTCGAGTCGCCGCACGGGCAGCGTATTTCGACGCACGACTTGGTCACCGACGCTGGGTTCGTGTTGATCACCGGAGATGACGGTGCAGGCTGGTGTGACGTTGCGGCCCGGGTCGGCAAGGAACACGGCATTTCCCTGCAGGCTGTGAGCATCGGCGAACGGGGGGACTTCCTCGACGCCGATCGCTTGTGGAGCCGGGTACGCGAAATCGACGATTCCGGTGCGGTCCTGGTGCGCCCGGACAACATCGTGGCCTGGCGCAGCCGCGCGATTGTCGAGGACCCGGGGGCAGCACTCAGCGGGGCGCTGGCGGCGGCCCTGAAAACGTCAGATAAGTCAGCGACTTCGTGAGTCAATCAGGTGCAGGAGCCGGATTAAGGAGCAAGTTGGCAACCGTGATCACCGCGGGCGCGGTGTACATACCGGGCTGTGCGGTTCCGGACAGGAAAGGAATGCGCCGCGTGTGCGCGGCCGACGAAGACGCCGTAACGATGGCCGTCGAAGCCGGTCTTGCCGCGTTGCAGTCCTGGGGACACCGCCCGCAGTCCGTCGAGATGCTCGTCGTGGCCCTGCATCAGCGTGATGACGCCGTCGACTTTGGGGTCAACGTCCAGGTCGTGCGGGAAGCGCTCGGTCTCTCGGATTGCGTACGTACCGTTGTGTTGTCGGGCGCCGACGAACTCAGCGGTGTGCAAGCGTTGCATACCGCTGGAACTTCGCCCTCGTTGGTCATTGCTGCAGATGAGGGTAGTGGTCGCGCATCTTGGGCCGGGGCGGCGGCGCTGATCGTCGAACCGGTCGGGCCCGGTGCCCAGCGCGGTATGCGCTGGCAAGAAGTGAAGCGGGCCTCCGCGCTGACCCATCGGCGCTGGTCCGGAGCGGACAATGGGCACGAGCCCGATTTGCGGTACTTGGCCCACCGCGATCGCCAGCTTCTCGCACAGCTGAGCATGAAGACGGCGGCCGGGCTCGAAAACGTTACCCATCTGCATGTGGTGGCCGGGGCGGCCCGTTTGCCCGTTGCCGCACTATTGGGGCTGGGAAGTCTCGAGGCCGCACCCACCGAAACTGCCGGGATGGGGGTCGCCGGGTCTGTCGTCGCCATCGTCTACAACGCGTTACACCGCCCCAAGGGAATCGCGGCACTGTGTGCAATCGGTTCGGGACAGGCAGTCCTGTTGGAGATGGACGCCGATGCCGTCGACCCGTCCCGTTTCACATGGTCAGAGCCGACCGAGACCACCCAACCCGCCGTTGTTCAGGAGGCGGGTCCGGAATTGTCGTTTCCCCTTGAGTCCCCGTTCTACTCGCGCAATTGGGGTTTCACACTGCGGTTGGAAGCAGCCTGCTGCCGCGTGTGCGGACATGTGGTCTTTCCGCCGGCCCAAAGGCCGGTGTGCCCCAGGTGCCACGCGCGCAGCTGGTCGGCAGTGCGTCTTCCTCGGGACGGGACGGTGTTCGCCTGCCTGGAGAATCACTTCTTGCCGCAGGGGTTCCCGGGGTCGCTGGTCTTCGTGCTCGGTGAACTCAGCAACGGAGAAAAGTACTGGGCCCCAATGCCTCCGGAGGTTCGCGGCCAGGACGTGAAGATTGGCGATCCAATCCGACTGGTGCTGCGGCGTTTCACCACTCGAGACGGGATAGCTGCTTATGCCATGAAGTTCACCAAACCAGAGGCTGTAGGTGCTGGCACGGACGCCAGCGCATTCACATCGTCACCATAGTTGCCCTACACACGCGACGCGCAGAAGGAAGAGAACGTGGGTTGGAACAAGGTCGCCGTGGTCGGCGCGGGCATGACGGAGTTTGGCGAGCTGTTCGATGCCGGACTTGAGCAGCTGTGTGCCGAGGCGTTCTATGCCGCAGTGGAGTCGGTGGACAACGGCGTGGACCTCGATCTGGTCGACGCCGCCTACTTCGGCAATGTCATGGGATCGTTGCAGGGCAACGAGATCCCCTCCGGAGCTACACTTGCCAGCGCCATTGGGCTGCCGGGAATCGCAGCCACGCGCATCGAAAACGGTTGTCCCACGGGTAGTGATGCGTTCAGGCAGGCGTGCCTGGCGGTCGCTGCCGGAGTTGCAGACGTCGTAGCGGTCGTCGGAGGAGAGAAGTTACGCGAGCGCCCCACCAAGAGCAGTTTGCTCGAGTCGGGCCGAATGGGTCATCCATTCCTGTCGTTCGGCGGTACGGCGACCACCCTGTTCGCCCCCCAGGTTCTGCGCCACATGCACGAGTACGGAACGACCTCCGAACAGATGGCGATGGTCGCCGAAAAAAATTGGTCACACGCCAGCTTGAATCCCAAGGCGCAACGCCATGGCGCCGTTTCCGTCACCGAGGTCCTGAACAGTCCCATGGTGTGCGATCCGTTTCATGTGCTCGACTGCTGCCCGCAATCTGACGGGGCGGCCGCGGTCATCGTCTGCGCCGCTGATCGAGCCCACGAATTCACCGACACCCCGATCTACGTGGCTGGTTTCGGCCTCGCTACGGACCCTCTCTACATGCACGAGAAGCGCCTCTTCACCGGCTGGGAATGCACACGTCTCGCCGCGCGACGCGCCTACACCATGGCCGGTATCGAGGCGGACCAGCTCGACTTGGCCGAGGTGCACGATTGTTTCACGGGAGTGGAACTACTCAACTACGAAGACCTTGGTTTGTGCGCCGAAGGAATGGCAGGCAAGGCGGTCGAAGTCGGCGATACCCGCATCGGCGGACGCATTCCCGTCAACCCGAGCGGTGGCCTCATCGCCAAGGGGCACCCGATCGGGGCGACCGGTGTAGCCCAACTCGTCGAGCTTTACGAACAGTTGCGCGAAGAGGCGGGTGCCCGGCAGGTTAACCTGCAGCACGGCTACGGATTACAACATAACGTCGGCGGCTACAGCGTGGGTATTTCGGTGGTCACGATCCTCGGCCGGGCCTACGGCTGAGGAAGCGGAGCACGAATGCCTATCAGTACCGCGGAACTCGAAGCGTGCCTGGATCGATACGAAAGCATCGGGGCGCTGCTGCGCCATCGCGCCAGTGGACCTCCCCAACGGACCTTCTTCAGGTGGGGTAGTCGAACCATCACCTACCCGGAGATGTACCGGGATGCCCGTCTTGTCGCGCAGAGCCTCGTCGGCCTCGGGTTGGCCAAAGGGGATCGAATCGCCATTATGATGGCACCTTCACCGGAGTGGTTGACGATCTGGTTCGGGGCGGCCCTCATCGGCGTGGTGATCGTGCCGATCAACACCGCGCACCTGGGCGACGGCTTAGTGTACCAATTGCGGGACAGTGAGCCGTCGTTGATGGTAGTCGACGACGAACTCGTTTCCCGCATCGAAGCGATCAGCGCGGAGGTCGCCATCGACAACATCTTCGTCAACGGGGCAATGCCAACGACCACCTTGGCGCTACAGCCGATCGCACGCCTGCTGCATGGAGCCGATGCGCCACTGCCCGAAATGGTGGTTCAGCGCGAAGATCCGGCGACCATCATGTACACCTCCGGCACGACCGGGCCACCGAAAGG
This genomic window from Mycobacterium saskatchewanense contains:
- a CDS encoding thiolase C-terminal domain-containing protein; protein product: MPYTRDAQKEENVGWNKVAVVGAGMTEFGELFDAGLEQLCAEAFYAAVESVDNGVDLDLVDAAYFGNVMGSLQGNEIPSGATLASAIGLPGIAATRIENGCPTGSDAFRQACLAVAAGVADVVAVVGGEKLRERPTKSSLLESGRMGHPFLSFGGTATTLFAPQVLRHMHEYGTTSEQMAMVAEKNWSHASLNPKAQRHGAVSVTEVLNSPMVCDPFHVLDCCPQSDGAAAVIVCAADRAHEFTDTPIYVAGFGLATDPLYMHEKRLFTGWECTRLAARRAYTMAGIEADQLDLAEVHDCFTGVELLNYEDLGLCAEGMAGKAVEVGDTRIGGRIPVNPSGGLIAKGHPIGATGVAQLVELYEQLREEAGARQVNLQHGYGLQHNVGGYSVGISVVTILGRAYG